In Brucella melitensis bv. 1 str. 16M, a genomic segment contains:
- a CDS encoding DUF934 domain-containing protein, whose product MSSTNETKLWSRDGFREDDYIFADDLEAAGDAPAIVLPLAVWLELGEEHRRSSNRRIGVSVSPGEKIDPLLGHLDSIALIALQFPVFNDGRSYSKAEILRREGFAGELRAVGDVLIDQAVLMLRAGFDTLQVANEVALRRLGENRLVDTPGYYQPGRGSLPQEGAFAWRRVKAG is encoded by the coding sequence ATGAGCAGCACAAACGAAACAAAACTCTGGTCTCGCGATGGTTTCCGCGAGGACGATTATATTTTTGCCGACGATCTGGAGGCGGCAGGCGATGCGCCTGCGATTGTGCTTCCACTGGCCGTCTGGCTTGAGCTTGGCGAGGAACACCGCCGTTCGTCCAACCGTCGCATCGGCGTTTCGGTCTCACCCGGCGAAAAGATTGACCCGCTTTTAGGGCATCTGGATTCCATTGCACTCATCGCCTTGCAGTTTCCGGTTTTCAACGATGGACGCTCCTATTCCAAGGCGGAAATTCTCCGCCGTGAAGGCTTTGCGGGAGAGTTGCGCGCGGTAGGGGATGTGCTGATCGATCAGGCCGTGCTGATGCTGCGCGCGGGCTTCGACACATTGCAGGTGGCAAATGAGGTCGCGCTGCGCCGGCTTGGCGAAAATCGTCTGGTGGATACACCGGGCTATTACCAGCCAGGGCGCGGGTCGCTGCCGCAGGAAGGAGCATTTGCCTGGCGGCGCGTAAAAGCGGGCTGA
- a CDS encoding phosphoadenylyl-sulfate reductase — translation MLPDADIADADERGAAQARLLEASHGASAPHEIIALVTHELFEGRVAVVSSFGAESAVLLHMISQIDRATPVLFLDTGKHFRATLDYRHQLVGRLGLADVRDILPVADSLAKEDPFGALSMTDKDRCCFIRKVEPMARAVAPYRAWMTGRKQFQASTRNGLPVFESVGPRIRINPLARWRAEDLRAYAEKYSLPPHPLTAQGYRSIGCMPCTRPVSEGEDQRAGRWAGSEKTECGIHLSGLADSLKGIPKAV, via the coding sequence GTGCTGCCTGACGCCGACATTGCCGATGCGGATGAGCGCGGTGCCGCGCAAGCCCGGCTTCTCGAAGCAAGCCACGGCGCATCCGCGCCGCACGAAATAATCGCGCTTGTCACGCATGAGCTTTTCGAGGGGCGGGTTGCGGTTGTTTCGTCCTTCGGGGCGGAATCGGCGGTGCTCCTGCATATGATCTCGCAGATCGACCGGGCAACGCCGGTGCTGTTTCTCGATACGGGCAAGCATTTTCGCGCCACACTCGATTATCGCCATCAACTGGTGGGTCGCCTGGGCCTTGCCGATGTGCGGGATATCCTGCCTGTTGCGGACAGCCTGGCAAAGGAAGACCCGTTCGGCGCCTTGTCGATGACCGACAAGGACCGTTGCTGCTTTATCCGCAAGGTGGAGCCGATGGCGCGCGCCGTTGCGCCTTACCGGGCATGGATGACGGGACGTAAGCAGTTTCAGGCATCCACCCGCAATGGGCTGCCGGTGTTTGAATCGGTTGGCCCGCGTATCCGTATCAACCCGCTGGCGCGCTGGCGGGCCGAAGACCTCAGGGCCTATGCCGAAAAGTACAGCCTGCCGCCGCACCCGCTGACCGCGCAGGGCTATCGCTCCATCGGCTGCATGCCTTGCACACGCCCCGTCTCGGAGGGCGAGGATCAGCGTGCCGGACGCTGGGCGGGGTCGGAAAAGACCGAATGCGGCATTCATCTTTCCGGCCTTGCCGATAGCCTGAAGGGCATCCCGAAAGCTGTGTAA
- a CDS encoding DUF2849 domain-containing protein: MIVKVLTANRLIDGQAVWLGADGSWQETIDGALVARHAEAVNALEEAGRLAARANLVVDVNVIDVEERGADLYPIRLRERIRLSGPTIVTMGHAFPAPAS, from the coding sequence ATGATCGTGAAAGTTCTTACTGCAAACCGGCTGATCGATGGACAGGCTGTGTGGCTTGGTGCCGACGGTTCGTGGCAGGAAACGATCGACGGGGCGCTGGTCGCCCGCCATGCCGAAGCCGTGAATGCGCTTGAGGAAGCGGGCAGGCTTGCCGCCCGCGCCAATCTGGTCGTCGATGTGAATGTGATCGATGTGGAGGAACGTGGCGCGGACCTTTATCCGATCCGTCTGCGCGAACGCATCCGCCTGTCCGGCCCGACCATCGTGACCATGGGCCATGCATTCCCGGCGCCTGCCTCCTGA